Proteins from a genomic interval of Spiroplasma endosymbiont of Lonchoptera lutea:
- a CDS encoding ABC transporter substrate-binding protein gives MSLNFVIAQADAIKSLNYLKYDKHSYNSQYLFAFIEGLFHNAPADQKSSNEVLEMTKVNGNQGVVIKEMDINNENLDLDKVLTNPSQLNQQLNAIANESTRVISSTTEFWYGVAKDIFVVNYGDKVNNNESRKFKEFIIKLRYAPFANKDLPYRENGQEFFQERPALWHDGKNVLASDFVNSVRYVLDASNGSANVDDLTDTSKVGINNAKAYLDKKVSEDNLGIKAIGNDLLYINFATGFNPTAVAKLTADFIKKLFSPALLPSRKDVIAKYGNLWGTSKDTVLGNGAFKIYRTDFDNDTVFLKNEDYWDRERISANAWKYKVVQDTVTSSILFESGVVGKSDIPKELLPRFLNNPVLRRFLFQGMSTRDSEYLAFNNTSNKFDNEKGRYLRNAIQYGIDRHEFLLSQNDNGGIPADTLTTLLSRNDGNDTAFRETLVTDNGQPKYEVDVVGDNAKQDRVPLAYYRFDQRVFYDKVQANIDRTDRLHNKAIAQKFYNKYRLMSSGKETLTLLYDLSASTTASDAMLLLKQKIERNFPEINIKLEGQARSIFLSKLGVGEYDLLYSSVKGKKINAFDYLEILAKVYWDQGDLRYVQNPTGTWNFYENFIKKFNSVTELRNSNSFFKDFEVTPSEFLWLNALFTPYDTNGNNFAVNGLVKNRENNIDNFQQLNAILQNKFGDGLASLFDKETGFKMPQDKDYAISGLATFAPHIAFRIYAILEAIIKLESPVIMLSNSSAGWAGERILGYSQAAGTNMPEVQWGYNCQNKPNNSIFPLKGCEAFNKDDLSI, from the coding sequence ATGTCGCTTAATTTTGTTATTGCTCAAGCGGATGCCATTAAATCATTGAATTATTTAAAATATGATAAACATAGTTATAATTCGCAATATTTATTTGCTTTTATTGAAGGATTATTTCATAATGCTCCGGCTGATCAAAAATCAAGTAATGAAGTGTTAGAAATGACAAAAGTAAATGGCAATCAGGGTGTTGTTATTAAGGAAATGGATATTAATAATGAAAATTTAGATTTAGATAAGGTTTTAACAAATCCTAGTCAATTAAATCAGCAATTAAATGCTATTGCTAATGAAAGTACAAGAGTAATTTCTAGTACAACTGAATTTTGGTATGGCGTTGCGAAAGATATTTTTGTTGTTAATTATGGTGATAAAGTAAATAATAATGAATCACGAAAATTTAAAGAATTTATTATCAAACTAAGATATGCACCATTTGCTAATAAAGATTTACCTTATCGCGAAAATGGTCAAGAGTTTTTTCAGGAGCGACCAGCATTGTGACATGATGGCAAAAATGTTTTGGCATCTGATTTTGTTAATAGTGTTCGTTATGTTTTGGATGCTAGTAATGGTTCTGCTAATGTTGATGATTTAACGGATACTAGTAAAGTGGGAATTAATAATGCTAAAGCATATTTAGACAAAAAAGTTAGTGAAGATAATTTGGGGATTAAAGCAATTGGTAATGACTTATTATATATTAATTTTGCAACTGGTTTTAATCCGACAGCAGTTGCAAAGTTAACGGCAGATTTTATTAAAAAGTTGTTTTCTCCGGCGTTACTTCCTTCAAGAAAAGATGTTATTGCAAAATATGGTAATCTTTGAGGTACTTCTAAAGATACGGTTTTAGGTAATGGTGCTTTTAAAATTTATCGTACTGATTTTGATAATGATACGGTTTTTCTGAAAAATGAAGATTATTGAGATCGTGAAAGAATTTCGGCTAATGCTTGAAAGTATAAAGTAGTCCAAGATACCGTAACATCATCAATTTTATTTGAATCGGGTGTTGTTGGAAAATCAGATATTCCCAAAGAATTATTACCACGATTTTTAAATAATCCCGTCTTACGCCGGTTTTTATTTCAAGGAATGTCCACAAGAGATTCAGAATATTTAGCTTTTAATAATACAAGTAATAAATTTGATAATGAAAAAGGACGGTATTTACGAAATGCGATTCAATATGGAATTGATCGCCATGAGTTTTTGCTTAGTCAAAATGATAATGGGGGTATTCCGGCTGATACTTTAACAACTTTATTAAGTCGTAATGATGGTAATGATACGGCTTTTAGAGAAACTTTAGTAACTGATAATGGACAACCAAAGTATGAAGTGGATGTTGTCGGTGATAATGCAAAACAAGATCGAGTACCGTTAGCGTATTATCGTTTTGATCAACGAGTGTTTTATGATAAAGTGCAAGCAAATATTGATCGTACTGATCGTTTACATAATAAAGCAATTGCCCAAAAATTTTATAATAAATATCGGTTAATGAGTAGTGGTAAAGAGACATTAACATTATTATATGATTTATCAGCATCAACAACTGCTAGTGATGCGATGTTGCTTTTAAAACAAAAAATTGAACGCAATTTTCCAGAAATTAACATTAAATTGGAAGGGCAGGCGCGGTCAATCTTTTTAAGCAAATTAGGCGTTGGTGAATATGATTTATTATACAGTAGTGTGAAAGGTAAAAAAATTAATGCTTTTGATTATTTAGAAATTCTTGCTAAGGTTTATTGAGATCAGGGTGATTTACGATATGTACAAAATCCAACCGGAACATGAAATTTTTATGAAAATTTTATTAAAAAATTTAATTCTGTAACAGAACTTAGAAATTCTAATTCATTTTTTAAAGACTTTGAAGTTACCCCATCTGAATTTTTGTGGTTAAATGCTTTATTTACACCGTATGATACTAATGGTAATAACTTTGCTGTTAATGGTTTAGTGAAAAATAGGGAAAATAATATTGATAATTTTCAGCAATTAAATGCTATTTTACAAAATAAGTTTGGTGATGGCTTAGCGAGTTTATTTGATAAAGAAACTGGTTTTAAAATGCCCCAAGATAAAGATTATGCTATTAGTGGTTTAGCAACTTTTGCCCCTCATATTGCTTTTCGCATTTATGCGATTTTAGAAGCGATAATTAAATTAGAATCACCAGTTATTATGCTAAGTAATTCTAGTGCTGGATGGGCGGGAGAAAGAATTTTGGGTTATTCACAAGCAGCAGGGACAAATATGCCTGAGGTGCAATGAGGATATAATTGTCAAAATAAACCAAATAATTCAATCTTTCCTTTAAAAGGATGTGAGGCATTTAATAAAGATGATTTAAGTATCTAG
- a CDS encoding ABC transporter permease has translation MLLSYNLQQSIKKYVFLIVEFIVIAWIVLTIVFFLMNAIRGNEAAVDPSLSKDAQKIIRDQLGLDLSIWVRYGKYFANLVTKGQLGISIFLYPQQLVEQFLFQKLLVSFRVGFLGLVIALCIGIPLGIFVGRRPGTLIDSLATVFIAAGFAIPSFVFAILLLLFAFKVHIPYIYDPLNPITLILPSLAIALPSVAGYMRYLRTSIQQEFSSQYVQFAKIKGCKNRRITWRHVLKPAFFPIATFLPLAVLASMIGSIIIETVFAIPGSGQILIRAIQAKDYDVVMGVVLVLSFITVIGFFIRDILYTILDPRTRIG, from the coding sequence ATGTTATTAAGTTATAATTTGCAACAGTCTATAAAGAAATATGTGTTTTTGATTGTTGAATTTATTGTTATTGCTTGAATCGTGTTAACAATTGTTTTCTTTTTAATGAATGCGATTCGTGGTAATGAAGCAGCTGTTGATCCTAGTTTATCTAAAGATGCTCAAAAAATAATTCGTGACCAGTTAGGTTTAGATCTTAGTATTTGAGTAAGATATGGGAAATATTTTGCTAATTTAGTTACTAAAGGGCAATTAGGAATTTCAATATTTTTGTATCCCCAGCAATTAGTAGAACAATTTTTATTTCAAAAGTTATTGGTTTCCTTTCGCGTTGGTTTTCTTGGTTTAGTTATTGCTTTATGTATTGGTATTCCTTTAGGGATTTTTGTTGGTAGAAGACCAGGGACATTAATTGATAGTTTAGCAACAGTGTTTATTGCTGCCGGTTTTGCAATCCCTTCGTTTGTTTTTGCGATTTTGCTATTATTATTTGCTTTTAAAGTTCATATTCCATATATTTATGACCCCTTAAATCCGATAACTTTAATATTACCTTCATTAGCAATTGCACTTCCTAGTGTTGCTGGGTATATGCGTTATTTACGAACATCAATTCAACAAGAGTTTAGTTCGCAGTATGTTCAATTTGCAAAAATTAAAGGTTGTAAAAATCGGCGAATAACTTGAAGACATGTTTTAAAACCAGCATTTTTTCCCATTGCCACTTTTTTACCGTTAGCAGTTTTAGCATCAATGATTGGTTCAATTATTATTGAAACAGTGTTTGCGATTCCGGGAAGTGGACAAATTCTAATTAGAGCGATTCAAGCTAAGGATTATGATGTTGTTATGGGTGTGGTTTTAGTTTTAAGTTTTATTACGGTTATTGGTTTCTTTATTCGTGATATCTTATATACGATATTAGATCCACGGACAAGAATTGGATAG